The genomic interval AGCCAACTTGCTCCAGCAGAAGAACTGTCACTGAAGTCGTCTTGGCTTGTATCAAATCCACGCAAAGAGATCAATCAACCCATGGGAATGACTTTTATGACTTGCACCTGGATATCAAGCAGTCAATCATTTGCCAACTGCAAGAGTAGCGATGTGAGCTACGGAGGCGTTACCAACTTTGACGTCGACAACAAATTTTTCTTCTTCGATGACTACTTTTTGGCAATTCCGTATAAGACGCCATTTCCAGAACCACCGTACTGTAGAATAACTCAACACTTTCTTACAAGGAATACACGCGTGACGAACATGGGAGGATTTTCAGCTGAGACTAGTCTGGCGCTAATGCGGTCCGAGAATAACCAAGGTGTAAAGTGGAGTGTCACGAATAGCGCCTACAATGTCAGGGTTAGCGTTTATTGTTTTGCTGCCATGCCTGCTCACGGATATCTATTGGAAGACAAATCGACTAATGTGGGAGTATCACTGCCATCTGCTTGGCTCTTCATAGAGCCAGTTGCGGATTCAACTGCGGCTCTGGGTATCAGTTTCGTACAATTGGCTAGATGGGATAATATCGCGGGTACTGTTACAATCGATGATGAGTTACCAAGTACGTATGGATCTGTAGCAAATATGAGACTATTTCTTGCTAAGATAGAGATCATAAACGGTCATGAAATGTTGTATATACCGTTTACGACTACCTACGGGAAACCGCCTTTATGCATGGCTCAGTCGTATGACTATGCGGGTTATATGCCAACTATGCCATCTGCAAACGGAGTTTTTCTTACAAGATACTACGATTCGATCTATTATGATTGGTCTGGAGGCAACGACAGAATTACAGTATTTTGCATTGGAGCCATGCAGTACCAAGACTTGAGTGCAAATTCCAGTCAATATTCAAAAACAGCTTCAATACCATACGTTGGTCTACCATCACACTGGACAGTGGTCAACTGGGATTATGACGGCAATCTGCCAATGGGTGCATCGCTCTTGGCCTGTACTTGGGGCACGACGAATAAAAAGTCGATCGACTGTGACTCGAAGCAAAGCTATGGAGGAGTGGCCAACATGGACTTGCAAAAGGCAGAGCTCGAAGAAAGCGGAGATATTCTCAAAGTCCCGTTCGTTAAGTCATACGCAAAATTGCCTCACTGTTTTATTGGAGAAAACCAACTGGAAGACCAGTTTGTAGTGCCGCATTTGATTGTTTCCATGACAACCGATTCGGTTTCAATCCATGGTGTTTTGGGAAGATCTTATGTTCCATGGAATTGGAGCAATTCCACCATTGGCTCGAGTTTTACAGTGTTGTGCTTCGGTGTAATGTCTTGGAACAGCTAAGAGACTCGGTCTCAAGCCTTGATTGCtaagaagaaaagaagagagGACTTTACGAatggaacagacagacagagagagagagagagagacagacagacagacagacagacagacagacagacagacagacagacagacagacagaaaagacagacagacagacagacagacagacagacagacagacagacagacagacagacaaacagacagacagacagacagacagacagacagacagacagacagacagacagataaacagacagacaaacaatgtaATTCGTGACTTGTAATGCTGCTGTTGCGTATAGAGATGTATTGTCCAATTAGTTAAAATATAACAACGCGCGCAATGCTATTAAAACCCAATCCATGCACCTTTCGACCGTTCGACTTCCCAATTCTCCTAGCGTCATGGCGTGTGCGTACATTATTGCAACATTGAACACCGGATATTGCACTTATTCATATCTCGTTTCCACTTACTCATATCTCGTTTCCACTTACTCATATCTCGTTTCCACTTACTCATATCTCGTTTCCACTTACTCATATCTCGTTTCCACTTACTCATATCTTGTTTCCACTTATTCATAGTTACACTTTTCCACTTACTCATATTTCAATGTTTCAAAAATGAACCCGCTGGCCAC from Corticium candelabrum chromosome 14, ooCorCand1.1, whole genome shotgun sequence carries:
- the LOC134189782 gene encoding uncharacterized protein LOC134189782, which codes for MRIQQFLFRSVLLALCSQLAPAEELSLKSSWLVSNPRKEINQPMGMTFMTCTWISSSQSFANCKSSDVSYGGVTNFDVDNKFFFFDDYFLAIPYKTPFPEPPYCRITQHFLTRNTRVTNMGGFSAETSLALMRSENNQGVKWSVTNSAYNVRVSVYCFAAMPAHGYLLEDKSTNVGVSLPSAWLFIEPVADSTAALGISFVQLARWDNIAGTVTIDDELPSTYGSVANMRLFLAKIEIINGHEMLYIPFTTTYGKPPLCMAQSYDYAGYMPTMPSANGVFLTRYYDSIYYDWSGGNDRITVFCIGAMQYQDLSANSSQYSKTASIPYVGLPSHWTVVNWDYDGNLPMGASLLACTWGTTNKKSIDCDSKQSYGGVANMDLQKAELEESGDILKVPFVKSYAKLPHCFIGENQLEDQFVVPHLIVSMTTDSVSIHGVLGRSYVPWNWSNSTIGSSFTVLCFGVMSWNS